One stretch of Clupea harengus chromosome 2, Ch_v2.0.2, whole genome shotgun sequence DNA includes these proteins:
- the LOC116218248 gene encoding flagellum-associated coiled-coil domain-containing protein 1-like encodes MQVILQDMQEQMGKLTALLKDERRSHQHSCRALLEEADRRAERVRQMHQLEMNQLFETHNKEIKNMLELHSKHMEEERNYAAVRYALLEKDYDFLKSSFRTYKDSIADEMRSSWLKKETSWREEQERDLLEQMMSVKKQLNQSEAEKEEQQKAFEAEIAGLNSNYKAEIKELEKELSEKDITVTLLNTALKHTQFKMDVMSLNSSENGAKKYHSRRRSIIPQLAQSKSSVE; translated from the exons AT GCAGGTGATTCTTCAGGACATGCAAGAACAAATGGGCAAGCTGACTGCTCTTTTGAAGGATGAGCGTAGATCCCATCAGCACAGCTGCCGAGCG CTGCTGGAAGAGGCTGACAGGCGAGCAGAAAGAGTCAGGCAAATGCATCAGCTGGAGATGAA TCAGCTGTTCGAGACCCACAACAAGGAAATTAAAAATATGTTGGAGCTCCACTCGAAACacatggaagaggagagaaattaCGCAGCTGTGCGCTATG CCTTGCTGGAGAAAGACTATGACTTCCTGAAGAGCTCCTTCCGAACCTACAAG GACAGCATAGCTGACGAGATGCGTAGCAGCTGGCTAAAAAAGGAGACCAgctggagagaggagcaggagagggatcTCTTGGAGCAGATGATGAGTG TAAAAAAACAGCTGAATCAAAGTGAGGCTGAAAAGGAAGAACAACAAAAGGCTTTCGAGGCTGAAATTGCAGGACTAAATTCTAATTACAAAGCTGAAATAAAG GAGCTTGAAAAGGAGCTGTCAGAAAAAGACATAACGGTCACATTACTGAACACAGCTCTCAAGCACACCCAATTCAAGATGGATGTAATG AGCCTTAACTCTTCAGAGAATGGAGCTAAGAAGTATCACAGCCGCAGGCGATCAATCATTCCGCAGTTGGCCCAGTCCAAGTCATCAGTAGAATGA
- the prkra gene encoding interferon-inducible double-stranded RNA-dependent protein kinase activator A homolog, protein MDTLAAFNIAETPQMACPEKTPIQVLHEYGTRIDCLPIYEMEKAEGSPHQPNFVFTVTIGEITCRGQGFSKKAAKHQASEAALTILELDPGALPVPQRTDNNGLSEPNDQPNPVGVLQELVLQRSWRLPEYVVVMETGPCHNKVFSVTCRLENLMETGTGSSKKMAKKVAAEKILEKLQSLSGSTEITWTPKPTVHLETLRHSTSDKISQLRRTPLSIPNTDYVQMMQDVSEEQGFEIIFHNIDELTVNGQYQCLVQLSTVPVTVCHGTGITCGNAQNDAAHSALQYIKIMATMK, encoded by the exons ATGGATACATTAGCAGCTTTTAA CATTGCCGAGACACCTCAAATGGCATGCCCTGAGAAAACACCCATTCAAGTACTACACGAATATGGCACGAGAATCGACTGCCTTCCAATTTATGAAATGGAGAAAGCAGAGGGATCACCACATCAACCAAATTTTGTTTTTACTGTTACCATAGGTGAAATAACCTGTAGAG GTCAAGGATTCAGTAAAAAAGCTGCCAAGCATCAGGCTTCTGAAGCGGCTCTGACGATTTTGGAACTGGACCCTGGAGCGCT CCCTGTGCCTCAGCGAACTGACAATAATGGACTCAGTGAGCCGAACGACCAGCCGAACCCTGTAGGAGTGCTGCAG GAGCTGGTGCTGCAGAGGTCATGGCGTCTCCCCGAGTATGTGGTGGTCATGGAGACGGGCCCCTGCCACAACAAGGTGTTCTCTGTCACCTGCAGACTGGAGAACCTCATGGAGACAG GAACAGGAAGTTCAAAGAAAATGGCCAAAAAGGTTGCAGCTGAGAAAATCCTAGAGAAACTCCAAAGTCTATCAGGGTCCACTGAAATCACATGG ACCCCGAAGCCCACTGTCCACCTGGAAACCTTGAGGCACTCGACAAGCGATAAAATCTCTCAGCTGAGGAGAACCCCCCTCAGTATCCCTAACACAGACTACGTCCAGATGATGCAGGACGTATCTGAGGAGCAGGGCTTTGAGATCATTTTCCACAATATAG ATGAGCTGACAGTAAACGGGCAGTACCAGTGCTTGGTGCAGCTGTCGACCGTGCCAGTGACTGTATGCCATGGAACAGGCATCACCTGCGGCAATGCCCAGAACGATGCAGCACACAGTGCCCTTCAGTATATCAAGATCATGGCCACCATGAAATAA